The segment GTGGACTTCGGCACCGAGGACGGCCAGAAGATCATCAGGGAGCTCGCCCGGTCCAGCGACATACTGGTCGAGAACTACAAGGTCGGCGACCTGGCGCGACGCGGGCTGGACTACGCGACGCTGTCGAAAGAGAATCCGCGGCTCGTGTATTGCTCGATCACCGGCTACGGCCAGACCGGGCCGAAAGCCGATCGCCCGGGCTACGACATCGTCTTCCAGGCCATCGGCGGGATGATGAGCATCACCGGCGAGCGCGACGACCTTCCCGGAGGCGGCCCGCAGAAAGTGGGCGTGGCGATCGCGGACGTCATCACCGGGATGTACGCCACCATCGCGATCCTCGCCGCGGTGAACCACCGGGAGGTCAGCGGCACCGGTCAGTACATAGACATCTCGCTGATCGACTCGATCATCGCTCTGGGCGGCAATCAGGTGACCGGATACTTCGCGACCGGGCAGGCACCAGGTCGGTACGGCAACGCCCACGCGAGCCTGGTGCCGTATCAGTCGTTCGGAACGGCTGACGGTGAGTTCGTGGTCGCCGCCGGAAACGATGGGCAGTTCGTTCGGCTGTGCGACGCGATCGGGCACCCTGAATTCGGCGCCGACCCGCGCTGGTCCACCGCCAGCGGCCGCATCACGAACCGAGACTCGTTGGTCCCCGAGCTCGCCCGCGTGTTTCGGCAGCAGCCGACCGCCGTCTGGATCGGTCTCCTGGAACGCGCCGGTCTGCCGTGCGGCGAGGTCAAGGACTACGCGCAGGTGTTCACGGATCC is part of the Cumulibacter manganitolerans genome and harbors:
- a CDS encoding CaiB/BaiF CoA transferase family protein is translated as MTGALSHLRVLDLSRVLAGPWATQNLADLGADVIKVERPGTGDDTRSWGPPWVEPGDGSAVRDSTYYAAANRGKRSVTVDFGTEDGQKIIRELARSSDILVENYKVGDLARRGLDYATLSKENPRLVYCSITGYGQTGPKADRPGYDIVFQAIGGMMSITGERDDLPGGGPQKVGVAIADVITGMYATIAILAAVNHREVSGTGQYIDISLIDSIIALGGNQVTGYFATGQAPGRYGNAHASLVPYQSFGTADGEFVVAAGNDGQFVRLCDAIGHPEFGADPRWSTASGRITNRDSLVPELARVFRQQPTAVWIGLLERAGLPCGEVKDYAQVFTDPHVVDRQVRVDIPRADGGTAATIASPLRLQGTPVDYPQAPPVLGEHTDAVLSEFLDAEQLAELRGRGVI